The DNA window GACGCCAATTCCTCATCCAGTGCGGCCTTGGCGGACTGCACCTTTTCCATTTCACCTTCCACTTTTTTCAGCTTGGACTCGATGGGCTTGCGTAGCGCAGACAGCCGATTGCGTTCCTCGGCCTCGGCGCGCTTTTGCATTTTCCGGTCAACAACCTGATTGCTGGCGGAAGGCTGCGCGGCTTCAGCACTGGCCTGTTGCTGGCGATAATCACGATAATCATCCAGATCACCATCAAACACAGATACCTGACCATTTTCGATGAGTAGGAAACTATCGGTAGTTGCACGTAGCAGGTGCCGGTCATGAGACACTAGAATCAATGTGCCTTCAAAATCCTGTAACGCCAACGTCAGCGCCTGGCGCATCTCAAGATCCAAATGGTTGGTGGGTTCATCCAACAGTAATAGGTTAGGCCGCTGCCAGATGATCAAGGCCAAAGCCAGACGCGACTTTTCGCCGCCAGAGAAAGGAGCCACTGGTGACAATGCCATATCGCCACGGAAGTCGAACCCCCCCAGATAGGCGCGCAGCTCGCTTTCCTTGGCTTGTGGATCAAGTCGCTGCATATGCTGTAATGGGCTCTCATCGGGTCGAAGCTGCTCCAGCTGGTGCTGTGCAAAATAGCCGATTTTCAGTCCCTTGCCCTCAGTGCGTTCACCACCCAGCGGGCTGGATTCACCAGACAACAACTTGATCAGCGTCGATTTACCCGCGCCGTTGACACCAAGTAAGCCCAGGCGACTGCCCGCCATCAACGTCAGATTGATGTTTCGCAAAACCACCTTATCAACATAACCTGCATCGGCTTGCTCGATGCGTAGTAACGGATTGGGGCTGGATTCGGGTGTCCTGAAGCCGAATTCAAAAGGTGAATCGACATGCGCTGCAGCAATCCGCTCCATGCGCTCCAATGCTTTCACCCTACTCTGTGCTTGTTTGGCCTTGGTGGCCTTGGCCTTGAAGCGATCAATGAAAGACTGTAGATGCGCGATCTCACGTTGTTGACGGCTGAATGCCGACTGTTGTTGAGCAAGCTTTTCAGCCTTTTGCTTCTCAAACGCCTCGTAATTGCCGGTATAGAGCGTAATCTGTCTATTATCGACATGCGCAATGGTGCCAACCGTGGCGTCCAGAAAGTCACGGTCGTGAGAGATCAGTAGCAGCGTACCTGGATAACTCCGCAGCCAACTTTCCAGCCACATGACCGTTTCCAGATCCAAATGGTTGGTGGGTTCATCAAGCAATAGCAGATCAGAACGGCACATCAGGGCCTGCGCCAGATTCAGCCGCATCCGCCATCCGCCGGAAAAGGCAGAGACAGGCGTCTGCATCTGACCGTTATCAAATCCCAGCCCCGCCAGCAGCTTCGATGCACGCGCTGTGGCCGAATAACCATCGGCATGCTCGATCTGCGCATGGAGCTCCGCTATCCGATGGCCATCATGCGCCGCTTCAGCCTCCGGCAGATCCGCCTGTAATTGTCGAAGCTCACCATCACCATCAATGACATATTCAAGAGCAGGCGTTAGAAGAGCGGGCGTCTCCTGTGCGACATGGGCGATTGACAGCCGTGGCGGCATATCAATATCACCCGCGTCCGCGTGAAGTTCATCACGAAGCAGGCCGAACAAGGTGGACTTCCCCGCGCCATTCGCCCCCACCACACCAATCTTCTGCCCAGCGTGAATGGTCAGATTGACCTGCTCAAATATCGGTTTCA is part of the Chitinivorax tropicus genome and encodes:
- a CDS encoding ATP-binding cassette domain-containing protein, whose amino-acid sequence is MITLRNLSLQRGLKPIFEQVNLTIHAGQKIGVVGANGAGKSTLFGLLRDELHADAGDIDMPPRLSIAHVAQETPALLTPALEYVIDGDGELRQLQADLPEAEAAHDGHRIAELHAQIEHADGYSATARASKLLAGLGFDNGQMQTPVSAFSGGWRMRLNLAQALMCRSDLLLLDEPTNHLDLETVMWLESWLRSYPGTLLLISHDRDFLDATVGTIAHVDNRQITLYTGNYEAFEKQKAEKLAQQQSAFSRQQREIAHLQSFIDRFKAKATKAKQAQSRVKALERMERIAAAHVDSPFEFGFRTPESSPNPLLRIEQADAGYVDKVVLRNINLTLMAGSRLGLLGVNGAGKSTLIKLLSGESSPLGGERTEGKGLKIGYFAQHQLEQLRPDESPLQHMQRLDPQAKESELRAYLGGFDFRGDMALSPVAPFSGGEKSRLALALIIWQRPNLLLLDEPTNHLDLEMRQALTLALQDFEGTLILVSHDRHLLRATTDSFLLIENGQVSVFDGDLDDYRDYRQQQASAEAAQPSASNQVVDRKMQKRAEAEERNRLSALRKPIESKLKKVEGEMEKVQSAKAALDEELASGTLYEPNQKEALKAALLKQAELSTQLSLLEETWLELQSELEQIV